A section of the Sedimentisphaera cyanobacteriorum genome encodes:
- the rfaE2 gene encoding D-glycero-beta-D-manno-heptose 1-phosphate adenylyltransferase yields MSSADKRILTDIYEKLLSLSSPKVLLVGDFMLDKYTHGDALRISPEAPVPVLKVVHTEYKCGGAASVAADICELGAEPLCIGITGQDEHGRLLRDKLRALGADTSALAESPARPTTCKNRLVGLAQHKHPQQLMRIDEESSEELAEEEEQNILSNFSSKLPEADIVCLEDYNKGVLTENVCRRIIEAARNSGKMVVVDPPMGRDYQKFAGSTVITPNRNEARLISGIEIDSPESAGKAAEAIRSWLDIDAVVITMDKDGAYLKTADCSMLVPTVPKTVYDVAGAGDMVLSAIAVALAAGWRYEIAVHLSNIAGGLEVEKFGVASVSTAEILEEIKKRIFPGESKIVKMADISELCERLRIEGKRIVFTNGCFDIIHEGHINFLGFAKSQGDVLVLGLNSDASVKRLKGEDRPVNAENARAAVLSSLECVDYVCIFDSDSPLEIIKAVRPDVLVKGKDWEKKGVIGSEFVKANGGEVVLADLVEGISSTAIINKVKGKSF; encoded by the coding sequence ATGAGCTCGGCAGATAAAAGAATTTTAACGGATATTTACGAAAAGCTTTTGAGCCTCTCCAGCCCGAAGGTTTTGCTTGTGGGGGATTTTATGCTCGATAAATATACCCACGGCGATGCACTGCGCATAAGTCCCGAGGCTCCTGTGCCGGTTTTAAAGGTTGTTCACACTGAGTACAAATGCGGCGGGGCGGCATCTGTGGCTGCAGATATTTGCGAATTAGGGGCAGAGCCTTTATGTATCGGTATTACCGGACAAGATGAACACGGCAGGCTCTTGAGAGATAAGCTGAGGGCTTTAGGAGCAGATACATCAGCCCTTGCAGAATCCCCCGCCAGACCTACAACCTGCAAGAACCGCTTAGTTGGCCTTGCCCAGCACAAACACCCCCAGCAGCTTATGAGAATCGATGAAGAATCCAGCGAAGAGCTCGCCGAAGAAGAAGAACAGAATATTCTCAGCAATTTCAGCTCAAAGCTGCCCGAGGCTGATATCGTATGCCTTGAAGACTACAATAAAGGCGTATTAACAGAGAATGTGTGCCGCAGGATAATTGAGGCTGCCCGAAATTCAGGCAAAATGGTGGTTGTTGACCCTCCTATGGGACGCGATTATCAAAAATTTGCCGGAAGTACTGTAATCACTCCGAACCGAAATGAAGCACGCCTTATCTCTGGCATAGAGATTGATTCGCCTGAATCTGCCGGGAAGGCAGCCGAGGCAATACGGAGCTGGCTTGATATTGATGCGGTTGTTATAACGATGGATAAAGACGGGGCATACCTAAAGACAGCCGATTGCTCAATGCTCGTTCCTACAGTGCCCAAAACTGTGTACGACGTGGCTGGGGCGGGGGATATGGTTCTCTCGGCGATTGCTGTGGCTTTGGCTGCGGGCTGGCGATACGAGATTGCCGTACACCTTTCGAATATCGCAGGCGGGCTCGAGGTGGAGAAATTTGGCGTAGCTTCTGTAAGCACTGCTGAGATTCTCGAAGAGATCAAAAAACGCATTTTCCCCGGGGAAAGCAAGATTGTGAAAATGGCTGATATCAGCGAACTTTGCGAAAGGCTCAGAATCGAGGGTAAAAGGATAGTGTTTACCAACGGCTGCTTTGACATTATCCACGAAGGCCATATAAATTTTCTCGGTTTTGCAAAAAGCCAAGGCGATGTGCTCGTTCTTGGGCTGAACAGCGATGCAAGCGTTAAGCGGCTGAAAGGTGAAGACAGGCCTGTAAACGCAGAAAATGCAAGGGCAGCGGTACTGAGCAGTCTTGAGTGTGTTGATTATGTGTGCATCTTCGATTCAGACTCGCCCCTCGAGATAATCAAAGCTGTAAGGCCGGATGTCCTTGTGAAAGGCAAAGACTGGGAGAAAAAGGGCGTTATAGGAAGTGAATTTGTGAAAGCGAACGGCGGCGAGGTTGTCTTAGCCGATTTGGTTGAGGGAATAAGCTCAACAGCTATAATTAATAAGGTAAAAGGCAAGAGTTTTTAA
- the lpxK gene encoding tetraacyldisaccharide 4'-kinase → MIDKWRKIVSGEDRSHAGLLMLCVFIVLSCFYRFAVWLRNLLYDKGLLKISKANHPVISVGNITAGGTGKTPLAIELCRLLVGKGYKPAVLTRGYASDSGFADEPEEIKLACPSAEVFINPDRAQAARNAESNSECNVFILDDGFQHRRLARDLNIAAVDAGCPFGYSRLLPAGLLREPIKNISRADCIAVTKCETAGEKEIENIRNRIRSYNSSAPIAVLRQRFVCFRTLDGQTLKLRSLKDKRAFVFCGLANPESFLENVTRSRIEIAGRRLFKDHHSYTAEDLELILSDSSNSDIIVMTRKDFVKVSRIAEFSGWEEFRKKAGYFELSLEFVDGFGRLEDLLNELGR, encoded by the coding sequence GTGATAGATAAGTGGCGAAAAATTGTAAGCGGGGAGGACAGAAGCCATGCAGGGCTGCTTATGCTTTGCGTGTTTATTGTCCTCTCCTGTTTTTACCGATTCGCCGTATGGCTGAGGAATCTGCTCTACGATAAAGGGCTTCTCAAGATTTCTAAAGCCAATCATCCTGTGATAAGCGTTGGAAACATTACAGCAGGCGGTACAGGCAAAACGCCCCTTGCAATCGAGCTTTGCCGACTGCTTGTTGGCAAGGGATATAAGCCTGCTGTGCTAACGCGGGGATACGCCTCAGATTCGGGATTTGCAGACGAGCCTGAGGAGATAAAGCTTGCGTGCCCTTCGGCCGAAGTTTTCATAAATCCGGACAGGGCTCAGGCCGCCCGAAATGCAGAATCGAATTCTGAATGCAATGTTTTCATCCTCGACGACGGCTTCCAGCACAGGCGTTTAGCGAGGGATTTAAATATTGCTGCTGTGGATGCTGGCTGTCCGTTTGGATATTCAAGGCTCCTGCCGGCGGGACTGCTTAGAGAGCCGATAAAAAATATTTCCCGCGCAGACTGCATAGCTGTTACAAAATGCGAAACCGCAGGCGAGAAGGAAATTGAAAATATTCGCAATAGAATTCGCTCTTATAATTCCAGCGCACCTATTGCAGTTCTCCGTCAAAGATTTGTATGCTTCCGCACTCTGGACGGACAGACATTGAAGCTCAGGTCTTTGAAGGATAAGAGGGCATTTGTATTCTGCGGCCTTGCGAACCCTGAGAGCTTTTTGGAAAATGTAACACGAAGCAGAATCGAAATTGCAGGCAGGAGGCTTTTCAAAGACCACCACAGCTACACCGCCGAAGATCTTGAATTAATCCTTTCCGACTCGTCTAATTCGGATATAATCGTTATGACGCGTAAAGACTTTGTTAAGGTAAGCAGGATTGCTGAATTCTCCGGCTGGGAAGAGTTCAGGAAGAAGGCGGGCTATTTTGAGCTTTCTTTGGAATTCGTTGATGGCTTTGGCAGACTGGAAGATTTATTAAATGAGCTCGGCAGATAA
- a CDS encoding D-glycero-alpha-D-manno-heptose-1,7-bisphosphate 7-phosphatase, which translates to MKNLFGDEVKLGQDEAAKEKSSSGEDLDESQKDKAVFLDRDNTIISDTGYISKPEQVKLMPGAGKALRCMQQLGYKLFVVTNQSGIARGLLTEERLAEIHSRLKSLLMQEGVELEDVYYCPYHPEGELEEYRKESFQRKPAPGMILQAAEEHNIALEKSWLIGDRYRDIKAGRSAGCCTILINLPGNEDRKDKSDPPPDYAAVNIKEAANIIMMYHHKKEGRHKVLDIGSFKADGLDGLADRNSDVSELAKILERMEENILGELQRGRNVFSKWKAFAVAVQVISIACLLIALIGVFASINWIDSVLTPLVFAAVLQLMAISAYMISKS; encoded by the coding sequence ATGAAAAATCTCTTTGGTGATGAAGTTAAGTTAGGGCAGGATGAGGCGGCTAAAGAGAAATCTTCGTCCGGCGAGGATTTAGATGAAAGCCAGAAGGATAAGGCGGTGTTTCTCGATAGAGACAACACTATCATCTCCGATACGGGCTACATTTCAAAACCTGAGCAGGTAAAGCTTATGCCCGGGGCGGGAAAGGCTCTTCGCTGCATGCAGCAGTTGGGATACAAGCTTTTCGTTGTTACCAATCAGTCCGGAATAGCCAGAGGCCTTTTAACAGAGGAAAGGCTTGCGGAGATCCACAGCAGATTGAAGAGCCTGCTTATGCAGGAAGGCGTGGAGCTGGAGGATGTTTACTACTGCCCATACCATCCCGAAGGTGAGCTGGAGGAGTACAGGAAGGAAAGCTTCCAGAGAAAGCCCGCCCCAGGGATGATTCTTCAGGCTGCTGAAGAGCACAATATCGCTCTGGAAAAATCATGGCTTATAGGTGACAGATACAGAGATATTAAGGCCGGACGCTCAGCAGGGTGCTGCACCATCCTGATAAATCTGCCAGGGAATGAAGACAGGAAAGATAAATCAGACCCGCCCCCAGATTATGCAGCGGTAAATATCAAAGAGGCGGCTAATATTATTATGATGTATCACCATAAGAAAGAAGGAAGGCATAAGGTTTTGGATATAGGAAGTTTTAAGGCAGACGGTTTAGATGGGCTTGCAGATAGGAATTCGGATGTCTCTGAGCTGGCTAAAATCTTGGAAAGGATGGAAGAAAATATTCTCGGCGAACTGCAAAGGGGCAGGAATGTATTCAGCAAATGGAAGGCATTTGCCGTGGCAGTGCAGGTTATAAGTATTGCCTGCCTTTTGATTGCTTTAATAGGTGTTTTCGCAAGCATAAACTGGATTGATTCGGTTTTAACACCCCTTGTATTTGCTGCGGTACTTCAGCTAATGGCTATTTCGGCCTACATGATCAGTAAAAGCTGA
- the rpsF gene encoding 30S ribosomal protein S6: protein MDTAKRLYEALFLVDPALAAGDWTGLVEKITALVEKRSGEIVSLKKWDERKLAYEIQNKSRGTYILVYFNVEPRELSNVERDINLSEDIMRAMVLRADFIDPSKPIDKETPLEAEERVKREQEAKQEIESSAAGSAASVSEESAEKQEAQEPESEPEKADEPSE, encoded by the coding sequence TTGGATACAGCTAAAAGACTTTATGAAGCCCTGTTTCTGGTGGACCCTGCTTTAGCAGCGGGCGACTGGACAGGTTTGGTTGAAAAGATTACCGCTTTGGTGGAAAAAAGAAGCGGTGAGATTGTCAGCCTTAAGAAGTGGGATGAACGTAAATTGGCTTACGAGATTCAGAACAAATCTCGCGGGACATACATCCTTGTTTATTTTAATGTTGAACCTCGTGAGCTCAGTAATGTTGAGAGGGATATAAATCTCTCGGAAGACATTATGCGTGCCATGGTTCTGCGTGCTGATTTTATCGATCCTTCAAAACCGATCGATAAAGAAACTCCTTTAGAAGCCGAAGAGAGGGTGAAAAGAGAGCAGGAAGCAAAGCAGGAGATTGAGTCTTCAGCAGCAGGTTCTGCGGCTTCTGTTTCCGAAGAATCAGCGGAAAAACAGGAAGCCCAAGAGCCTGAAAGTGAGCCTGAAAAGGCCGATGAGCCTTCAGAATAA
- the ssb gene encoding single-stranded DNA-binding protein produces the protein MASFNKVILLGNLTRDPQFSYLPSGTPLVEFSVATNRKFVGQDGQQREEVCFTDCRMFGKRAEVINKYFKKGSSILVEGRLILDSWTTQDGSKRSRLRVQAENFEFTGGGGGGSQRQGDYQQGGYQQPYQQQPPQNNQPQQPPQQSSSDAFGGGDDFNPDDIPF, from the coding sequence ATGGCCAGCTTTAATAAAGTAATACTGCTCGGCAACCTTACAAGAGATCCGCAGTTTTCGTATCTGCCAAGCGGCACTCCGCTCGTTGAGTTTTCCGTGGCCACGAACAGAAAGTTCGTAGGTCAGGACGGTCAGCAGCGGGAAGAAGTTTGTTTTACAGACTGCAGGATGTTCGGCAAGCGGGCGGAAGTTATCAACAAGTATTTCAAAAAGGGCTCTTCAATTTTGGTTGAAGGCAGACTGATTCTCGACAGCTGGACAACTCAGGACGGAAGCAAGCGAAGCAGACTGCGCGTGCAGGCGGAGAATTTCGAATTCACCGGCGGTGGCGGCGGCGGTTCTCAAAGACAGGGCGATTATCAGCAGGGCGGCTACCAGCAGCCCTATCAGCAGCAGCCCCCTCAGAACAATCAGCCTCAGCAGCCTCCTCAGCAGTCATCTTCAGATGCTTTCGGCGGCGGTGATGATTTTAATCCAGATGATATACCGTTCTAA
- the rplI gene encoding 50S ribosomal protein L9, with amino-acid sequence MVKVLLLEDIISLGWLGDIVDVKDGYARNYLVPCGLATIPSKENIEAIAEEKAKRANERKLEYDKLCQVAEKVEGASVIIEAKANEQGHLFGSVTPDMIAEKLRKNGYEIADEMVAVGHIKEVGEHSVTLKISVDLDASIEVKVVSEGSIPLNEEELEQPEQEEDELSEAKPENSEE; translated from the coding sequence ATGGTTAAAGTTTTGCTCCTTGAAGATATTATAAGCCTTGGTTGGCTTGGTGATATAGTTGATGTTAAAGACGGCTATGCAAGGAATTATCTTGTCCCCTGCGGGCTGGCAACTATACCTTCAAAAGAAAATATTGAGGCAATAGCCGAAGAAAAGGCAAAACGGGCTAACGAACGCAAGCTTGAATATGACAAACTATGCCAAGTGGCTGAAAAGGTCGAAGGTGCTTCTGTTATTATAGAAGCCAAGGCCAACGAGCAGGGACATCTGTTCGGCTCGGTTACACCTGATATGATTGCTGAAAAGCTCAGGAAAAACGGCTACGAGATAGCAGATGAGATGGTGGCTGTAGGGCATATCAAGGAAGTTGGCGAGCACAGTGTTACTCTCAAGATTTCGGTTGATTTGGATGCTTCTATCGAAGTAAAAGTTGTTTCCGAAGGCAGCATCCCGCTCAATGAAGAAGAGCTTGAACAGCCGGAGCAGGAAGAAGATGAGCTCTCAGAAGCCAAGCCAGAAAACTCAGAAGAATAA
- a CDS encoding ribose-phosphate diphosphokinase: protein MFLNESVKVFGGSANPELVKKICGYLGVTPGGAAIRRFPDGEKFVKIDDNVRGKDCFIVQSTCTPVDGNLMELLIMIDTLKRASANRITAVIPYYGYARQDRKDDGRVPITAKLVANLLTAAGATRVLGIDLHARQLEGFFDIPVDHLMAEPVMVKYLRDKKIQKPVIVSPDVGNVKTASRYVSHIRADLAIVHKKRLNGKDVHSENIIGSVEGKNVVMVDDMISTAGTICSAAKLVKKMGANKVIAGATHGLFCGPAVERIQESYIDEIFVTDTIPLRDDVRNGINVTVLSVAELLGESIKRVHRNESISSLLLS, encoded by the coding sequence ATGTTTCTAAATGAGAGTGTGAAAGTATTCGGCGGCTCTGCTAATCCGGAGCTGGTGAAAAAAATCTGCGGTTATCTCGGCGTAACCCCGGGCGGCGCTGCTATACGCAGATTCCCGGACGGCGAGAAATTCGTTAAAATAGATGATAATGTTCGCGGTAAAGACTGCTTCATAGTTCAGTCAACCTGCACGCCGGTTGACGGGAATCTCATGGAGCTTTTGATTATGATCGACACCCTCAAACGGGCGAGTGCAAACAGAATAACCGCTGTTATCCCTTATTACGGCTATGCCCGTCAGGACAGAAAAGATGATGGAAGAGTCCCTATTACTGCAAAGCTGGTGGCTAATCTTCTTACCGCAGCAGGAGCAACGAGGGTTTTGGGTATAGACCTTCACGCAAGGCAGCTTGAGGGATTTTTTGATATACCGGTTGACCATCTTATGGCAGAGCCTGTGATGGTGAAGTACCTCAGGGATAAAAAAATCCAGAAGCCGGTTATCGTTTCCCCGGATGTGGGCAATGTAAAAACCGCTTCAAGGTATGTAAGCCATATAAGGGCAGACCTTGCTATAGTGCATAAAAAACGGCTCAACGGCAAAGACGTTCACAGCGAGAACATAATCGGAAGCGTTGAAGGCAAAAACGTGGTTATGGTGGATGATATGATTTCAACCGCCGGAACTATCTGCTCTGCGGCGAAGCTTGTAAAGAAGATGGGAGCCAACAAGGTGATTGCAGGTGCAACACACGGGCTCTTCTGCGGGCCTGCTGTTGAGCGGATACAGGAATCTTACATAGATGAGATTTTTGTAACCGATACGATACCTCTCAGGGATGACGTTAGAAACGGGATAAACGTAACGGTTTTGAGCGTAGCAGAGCTTTTGGGAGAATCGATTAAAAGAGTTCACAGAAACGAATCAATAAGCAGTTTGCTGCTTTCGTAG
- a CDS encoding 50S ribosomal protein L25: MTETFSLKAELRETGTKSAVKLRENGRTPAVIYGHKQEPVAVSIETSDLLKAMHSGNRLFDLEFDGKSETLLLKDMQYDHYQRDVIHVDLMRVDMDEKASVTVPVVLKGTAKGIAEGGMVDVHLDHIDVECPVVSIPEYFEVLIKDLGLNDYITVGNIELPRGASLITDSESVVVNCHEVTVAPEPEEGEELEEEAVEPEVITEKKPEDEEEQK, encoded by the coding sequence ATGACAGAAACATTTTCATTGAAAGCAGAGCTTCGGGAAACGGGGACCAAGTCCGCTGTCAAGCTTCGTGAAAACGGCAGGACGCCTGCTGTTATTTACGGGCACAAGCAGGAGCCGGTGGCTGTGAGCATAGAAACTAGCGATTTGCTGAAGGCTATGCACAGCGGTAACAGGCTTTTCGACCTTGAGTTCGACGGCAAGTCCGAAACTCTTCTGCTAAAAGACATGCAGTACGACCACTACCAGAGAGATGTAATTCATGTAGATCTTATGCGTGTGGATATGGACGAGAAGGCAAGCGTTACGGTGCCGGTTGTCCTTAAAGGTACTGCAAAAGGTATCGCCGAAGGCGGTATGGTGGATGTACACTTAGACCATATCGACGTTGAATGTCCGGTTGTTTCGATCCCCGAATATTTTGAGGTTCTTATCAAGGATCTGGGATTGAACGATTACATCACTGTAGGTAATATCGAGCTTCCCCGCGGCGCATCTCTTATAACAGATTCTGAATCTGTTGTGGTAAACTGCCACGAAGTTACCGTAGCCCCGGAGCCGGAAGAAGGCGAAGAGCTCGAGGAAGAGGCAGTAGAGCCGGAAGTGATTACAGAGAAGAAACCGGAAGACGAAGAAGAGCAGAAGTAG
- a CDS encoding peptide chain release factor family protein: MKQCGLQEADFEEKFIRSSGPGGQKTNKTASCVYLIHKPTGTEVKCDKERSQGLNRYYARKFMCEQIESKTEGVKSKQQFKAEKIRKQKKRRKRRAADKLKRKD; this comes from the coding sequence ATGAAGCAGTGCGGGCTTCAGGAGGCCGACTTCGAGGAGAAGTTCATCCGCTCTTCCGGCCCGGGAGGTCAGAAAACCAACAAGACCGCCTCCTGCGTTTATCTTATTCACAAGCCTACAGGCACTGAAGTGAAGTGCGATAAGGAAAGAAGCCAAGGCCTCAATCGCTATTACGCTCGCAAGTTTATGTGCGAACAGATTGAATCGAAAACTGAAGGCGTCAAAAGCAAACAGCAGTTCAAAGCCGAAAAGATCCGTAAGCAGAAGAAAAGAAGGAAAAGGCGAGCCGCAGATAAGCTCAAACGCAAAGATTAG
- a CDS encoding MlaE family ABC transporter permease — protein MKNDSEKFVYFSGEELCICLPEVVDKSLAGDLYRKFKSETASIAPTRIIIKSSDGFICQNAGKAFISLVKKYCCRKDILLDDEHLSCSVDDLVKDCPSEEVQEQTAHVFREFIVGFGKGFCGYLSSITDKVEYYGRVFASFAGLLKNPKTFRWADFFRIAESAAVNSFGICMLIGFLFGLILSFQSATSMKQFGAEIYVASLVSLTLFRVMGPFIAAILFSARSGTAFAAELGTMKINEEIDALKTFGLRPVPFLVLPRVLAGTLFVPVLTLYTSLFGLVGMSIVMRSMGYPFEVIFDQVTMLTGLSDFAQGMFKAIVYGFETAAIGCLSGLSTQTGSKAVGDAATKAVVSGVVAIVLTEGVFSVIFYVLGI, from the coding sequence ATGAAAAATGATAGTGAAAAATTTGTATATTTCTCGGGTGAAGAGCTGTGTATCTGCCTGCCTGAGGTGGTGGATAAATCTCTGGCCGGCGATTTGTACAGAAAATTCAAATCCGAAACAGCTTCAATCGCACCGACCAGAATCATAATAAAAAGCAGTGATGGTTTTATTTGCCAAAACGCAGGCAAAGCCTTTATATCCTTAGTCAAGAAATACTGCTGCCGGAAAGATATACTACTCGACGATGAGCATCTCTCTTGCAGTGTGGACGATTTGGTAAAAGATTGCCCCAGCGAGGAGGTGCAGGAGCAAACTGCCCATGTTTTCCGTGAATTTATTGTAGGTTTTGGGAAGGGTTTCTGTGGATATTTGAGCTCAATTACAGACAAGGTTGAGTATTACGGCAGGGTCTTCGCTTCGTTTGCGGGGCTGCTTAAAAACCCGAAGACCTTCAGATGGGCGGATTTCTTCAGGATAGCAGAAAGTGCAGCAGTCAATTCATTCGGAATATGTATGCTGATAGGATTTCTGTTTGGGCTGATTCTTTCGTTCCAGTCCGCAACATCAATGAAGCAGTTCGGGGCGGAAATATACGTTGCAAGTCTCGTGTCTCTAACGCTTTTTCGCGTGATGGGGCCGTTTATAGCTGCAATTTTGTTCTCTGCAAGAAGCGGGACGGCCTTCGCCGCAGAGCTGGGTACGATGAAGATCAATGAGGAAATAGATGCACTCAAAACTTTCGGTCTCAGACCGGTGCCGTTTCTCGTGCTTCCCAGAGTTCTTGCAGGCACACTCTTTGTTCCAGTTCTCACACTCTACACCAGCCTTTTCGGGCTTGTAGGTATGAGCATCGTTATGCGTTCGATGGGTTATCCTTTCGAGGTAATATTCGATCAGGTAACTATGCTCACGGGCCTGTCCGATTTTGCTCAGGGGATGTTCAAGGCAATCGTGTACGGATTTGAAACCGCTGCGATAGGCTGCCTTAGCGGACTCAGCACCCAGACGGGCAGCAAGGCTGTAGGCGACGCTGCCACGAAGGCAGTGGTAAGCGGCGTAGTTGCCATAGTTCTCACCGAAGGCGTATTTTCTGTAATCTTCTATGTGCTGGGGATATAG
- a CDS encoding ABC transporter ATP-binding protein, which translates to MAVSETVARVNNLTSGYFGQTVLENVSFDVQRGEIFIILGGSGCGKSTLLKHMIGLYKPYSGNVLIMGEDISAAGEKDFKNLVKYFGVMYQNGALFGSMNVLENLRLPLEIYTDLPRELMNEICISKLSLVGLETSYNLMPSELSGGMKKRAAIARAMVLDPDILFLDEPSAGLDPITSAELDSLILTLSRKTGITFIVVSHELDSIFTIADRVIMLDKSVKGIIAEGSPEDLKKNSENQLVQNFFNRISSSLKQ; encoded by the coding sequence ATAGCCGTGTCTGAAACAGTAGCCAGAGTAAATAATCTAACTTCCGGATATTTCGGCCAGACCGTCCTTGAAAACGTCAGTTTTGATGTGCAAAGGGGTGAGATTTTTATCATCCTCGGCGGTTCAGGCTGCGGAAAGAGCACGCTCTTAAAGCATATGATTGGCCTCTACAAGCCATACAGCGGCAATGTGCTGATTATGGGAGAGGATATATCCGCCGCAGGCGAGAAGGACTTCAAAAACCTTGTGAAATATTTCGGCGTGATGTATCAGAACGGAGCATTATTCGGCTCTATGAACGTGCTGGAAAATCTTCGTCTGCCCTTGGAGATCTATACCGACCTGCCCAGAGAGCTGATGAACGAAATCTGCATCTCAAAGCTCTCGCTCGTAGGCCTTGAAACGAGCTACAATCTAATGCCCTCCGAGCTTTCAGGCGGAATGAAGAAAAGAGCCGCTATCGCAAGGGCGATGGTGCTCGATCCGGACATCCTATTTCTTGATGAGCCAAGTGCAGGGCTCGATCCGATCACAAGCGCAGAGCTCGACAGCCTCATCCTCACCCTTTCCCGCAAAACCGGCATTACATTTATCGTTGTCTCCCACGAGCTTGACAGCATATTTACAATAGCAGACCGCGTGATTATGCTTGATAAAAGCGTAAAGGGGATTATAGCTGAAGGAAGCCCTGAAGATCTGAAAAAGAATTCTGAGAATCAGCTTGTACAAAACTTTTTCAATCGTATATCTTCGTCTTTAAAACAATGA
- the rpsR gene encoding 30S ribosomal protein S18, which yields MKNQRRNKKRRTATIREQNQCRFCRSKTEYVDYMDIETLSKLLTNRGKIYSRKRSGNCASCQRKVQNAIKRARYMGLLPYQT from the coding sequence ATGAAAAACCAGAGAAGAAACAAAAAAAGAAGAACTGCCACAATTCGTGAGCAGAACCAATGCCGGTTTTGCAGGTCTAAAACCGAGTATGTGGATTATATGGACATTGAAACGCTTTCAAAGCTTCTTACAAACCGCGGCAAAATATATTCCAGAAAGCGCAGCGGGAACTGTGCAAGCTGTCAGCGGAAGGTTCAGAACGCCATAAAACGTGCAAGGTATATGGGGCTGCTTCCATACCAGACCTGA
- the pth gene encoding aminoacyl-tRNA hydrolase: MACRLIAGLGNPGKKYEGTRHNIGFDVLDRFAEKCGVSISGRKFSSLCEIFEFGGDKIILLKPQTFMNLSGQAVAAARGFYKIDISDVLIIADDMAIDTGRIRLRPSGSAGGHNGLKDIIAKLGSQDFPRLRVGIGKSPLPNSTGYVLGRPSPEQRQELQLGIGRAVECIEMLIKDGLEKAMTEYNSKN, encoded by the coding sequence ATGGCATGCAGGCTTATTGCAGGGCTCGGAAATCCGGGCAAAAAGTACGAAGGCACGCGGCATAATATAGGTTTTGATGTATTAGACCGTTTTGCCGAGAAGTGCGGCGTCAGCATAAGCGGCAGAAAATTTTCTTCGCTCTGTGAGATTTTTGAGTTCGGCGGGGATAAGATAATCCTTCTCAAACCCCAAACTTTTATGAACCTCAGCGGTCAGGCAGTAGCAGCTGCGAGGGGTTTTTATAAGATTGATATAAGCGATGTACTGATTATTGCAGATGATATGGCTATCGATACGGGAAGAATAAGGCTCAGGCCGTCCGGCTCTGCTGGAGGGCACAACGGCCTTAAAGATATCATCGCAAAGCTCGGGAGTCAGGATTTTCCGAGGCTGAGAGTGGGCATTGGAAAAAGCCCGCTGCCGAACAGTACCGGATATGTATTAGGACGCCCCTCTCCGGAGCAGAGGCAGGAGCTTCAGCTCGGGATTGGAAGGGCGGTTGAATGCATTGAAATGCTTATAAAAGACGGACTTGAAAAAGCTATGACAGAATATAACAGTAAAAATTAA